The following nucleotide sequence is from Triticum dicoccoides isolate Atlit2015 ecotype Zavitan chromosome 7B, WEW_v2.0, whole genome shotgun sequence.
TGCCTCCCGCTGCCCCGACTGCTTCTCGGAGGAGAGCGGGGCTGGTCGTCTGGACCATGCCCGGCCGGAGAGCCCAGAGGAAGGCGTACCCCGTGGCGGCCAGGCCGGAGAGGAACTCGGTGAACTGCGCGTGCGTGATCACGGCGAGGCTCCCCAGGCTCACGTATACGACGGACCGGTCCTCGTGGCCGTCCAGCCACGCCATGCATCCGTCGTCCTCCCGCCACAGGCTTGGGCTTGCGGCGGAACTCGACCTGGCGTGCAGTGGGCCTATAGCGAAGACGTCGCTTGTGCCCGACGCGACGTGGGCGAGCGCTGGCCGCTCCATGGACGCGGCGGTGTTGAATATGAGCGCACATGCCTTGCTGGTACGACCGACGGCCTCGGCGAACTTGAGCACCAAGGGATCACCGTCGCCTTGCTCGGTGCAGTAGAGCCCACGAGGAAGATCTCGTCGCCGGAGGAAGCGCTCCATCCCCGGAACGCTAGAAACCAGGTCGTCCGCAGTGAAGGGAGTCTCGCCGAGCTCGACGAGCTTGGGCATACACAGGAACGCTAGGTAGCTGCACGCGCTGTGCGTGACGAAGGAGAGCGCGGGGATGCCGAGCTCCTCGGGGATTTCGATGGCGAACGGCATGGTGCCATCAGCGACAACGCATGTCACTGGCGCATCAGCAGCACAGACAAGCGACAAGAGCAGGGCACGGTATGCGGCGCTGCCCGCCGTGCACATGGACTCCATGAACGCCAAGAAG
It contains:
- the LOC119342027 gene encoding myricetin 3-O-rhamnoside 1,2-glucosyltransferase UGT709G2-like — its product is MDAAVHVLVFPWPRQGHINPMLQFATALVDVGVQVTFLHTEHNLRRLAQAHPPGLRLLSIPDGLPDEHPRGFLAFMESMCTAGSAAYRALLLSLVCAADAPVTCVVADGTMPFAIEIPEELGIPALSFVTHSACSYLAFLCMPKLVELGETPFTADDLVSSVPGMERFLRRRDLPRGLYCTEQGDGDPLVLKFAEAVGRTSKACALIFNTAASMERPALAHVASGTSDVFAIGPLHARSSSAASPSLWREDDGCMAWLDGHEDRSVVYVSLGSLAVITHAQFTEFLSGLAATGYAFLWALRPGMVQTTSPALLREAVGAAGGKGRVVEWAPQRDVLRHRAVGCFLTHAGWNSTLECAVEGMPMVCWPFFVDQQTNSRFVGAVWRTGLDMKDVCQRGVVERTVREAMASDEIRAAAQAMAQQLRLDVAETGSSSSELERLVRFIRELSVRSSSSPELLETSTSCRGLSFTSHYYY